From the genome of Vanessa atalanta chromosome 30, ilVanAtal1.2, whole genome shotgun sequence, one region includes:
- the LOC125075313 gene encoding E3 ubiquitin-protein ligase RBBP6-like, whose amino-acid sequence MAKEKFQKYVISLDAVDVSLLPISYHSKFDNVAPLWTRNNLDMRNDDYYEFEIKNVDAKLDDDPEDEIIKIPCHICNIDVPVPFLRQHIDSNKHTINMKIADMAVERLKKSMHHHSVCNEETHPTLHFCPACVTVIKLKDKTNHEKSIAHKNSLVVNKFLNDFYILYTNDTNCDDDGNLDENIDDINESNDRYVQRTNVVNDNVDRSIDSLSFKSATDSASMIKESDHDTSDKNKKNNDIKTIKEMKKVNNTSVNVFESVEDKATVGDASKETSSPIKKENIKKKKAKAKSNAGIAQDLVVEAEKILNHRQSSISSSSIEDKVTEEASKIDSEFIKVEKNKSKKAKKNNNQDIVQEYIKSIDFVSVFADEATKTKKSKTKINQEVVHISKEQKHNGKSVESLSFLGDYITVQDTSRNAPEVNKTENNKTKKSKNKQDILEISKQAKDKTRPTDSLFIVDNLTKGASARVLEISKTGKKQTDAQIRIKTTEKNETKRTDKEHLCKICNQDENKDHSVCYYLWIKLCERFDTDDEITDDFNDLHYHLVMKCNSPFCMVCKVNFYGDIDVIAHLLSEEHINRYKMLISEHYLTLDNDLTTCTVCDVKFKKEFELLHCEDIKHITKQEKYKRILSKTNA is encoded by the exons ATGGCAAAGGAGAAATTTCAAAAGTATGTAATATCTTTAGACGCTGTTGATGTCAGTCTTTTGCCTATCAGTTATCATTCTAAATTTGACAATGTGGCACCGCTTTGGACGAGAAATAATCTTGACATGCGAAACGATGACTACTATgagtttgaaattaaaaatgttgatgcaaaacttgatg ATGATCCAGaggatgaaataattaaaataccttgCCATATATGTAATATCGACGTGCCTGTACCGTTTTTGAGACAACACATTGATAGTAACAAACACACGATTAACATGAAAATAGCAGACATGGCTGTGGAAAGATTGAAAAAGTCAATGCATCATCACAGTGTCTGCAACGAAGAAACGCATCCTACGCTTCACTTCTGTCCAGCTTGCGTAACCGTTatcaaattaaaagataaaacaaatcATGAAAAATCAATCGCGCATAAAAACTCATTAGTagtcaataaatttttaaatgatttctatATTTTGTACACGAATGATACGAATTGTGACGACGATGGCAATTTAGATGAGAATATTGACGATATAAATGAATCTAATGATCGATATGTTCAAAGAACGAACGTCGTGAATGATAATGTCGATCGCAGTATTGATTCACTTAGTTTTAAAAGCGCAACAGATTCTGCTTCGATGATAAAAGAAAGTGATCATGATACATCTGATAAAAACAAGAagaataatgatattaaaacaataaaagaaatgaaaaaggTAAATAACACTTctgtaaatgtttttgaaagTGTCGAAGATAAAGCAACAGTAGGAGATGCTTCTAAAGAAACTTCTAGTCCTATAAAAAAagagaatattaaaaagaaaaaggcTAAAGCGAAGAGTAATGCGGGAATCGCTCAAGATCTCGTTGTCGAAGCTGAGAAGATTCTAAATCACCGCCAAAGTTCTATTTCATCGTCTTCTATCGAAGATAAGGTCACCGAAGAAGCTTCTAAAATTGATTctgaatttataaaagtagagaaaaacaaatcgaaaaaagcaaaaaaaaataataaccaagaTATagtacaagaatatattaaaagcatCGATTTCGTATCTGTTTTCGCTGATGAAGCGACCAAAACGAAAAAATCTAAAACGAAAATTAACCAAGAAGTTGTACATATTTCGAAAGAACAAAAACACAACGGCAAAAGTGTCGAGTCGTTGTCTTTTTTGGGAGATTATATAACAGTACAAGACACTTCTAGAAACGCCCCTGAAGTTAACAaaacagaaaataacaaaacgaaAAAATCGAAAAACAAGCAAGATATATTAGAAATTTCTAAACAGGCAAAAGATAAAACTAGACCAACCGATTCATTGTTTATCGTCGATAATCTCACAAAAGGAGCCTCTGCAAGGGTTCTGGAAATTTCCAAAACGGGAAAAAAGCAGACAGATGcccaaataagaattaaaacgacagaaaaaaatgaaacaaaacgcACAGATAAAgaacatttatgtaaaatatgcaATCAAGACGAGAACAAAGATCACTCCGTCTGTTATTACTTGTGGATTAAATTATGCGAAAGATTCGATACAGACGATGAAATTACAGACGATTTCAATGATCTACACTACCACTTGGTGATGAAATGCAATTCACCGTTCTGTATGGTCTGCAAGGTTAATTTCTACGGTGATATTGATGTCATAGCTCACTTATTGAGCGAGGAACACATCAACAGGTACAAAATGTTGATAAGCGAACATTATTTGACTTTAGACAACGATTTGACAACATGTACCGTTTGTGATGTTAAATTTAAGAAGGAATTTGAATTGCTGCACTGCGAAGACATCAAACATATAACTAAACAGGAGAAGTATAAAAGGATATTGAGCAAAACGAACgcgtaa